One stretch of Numidum massiliense DNA includes these proteins:
- a CDS encoding serine hydrolase, with protein sequence MEQLKQTLEQLMEKAGGMWALVVDDLDRQTQWAHNEEELFYAASVIKIPIMAAVFAAAARGNLRLSDRVTLMREDIVGGAGVLQHMTPGIQLPIVDLLTLMIIQSDNTATNVLIDAVGKPFIRETMRELGMSRSEFHHKLMIVPAKTKGYNVITAADMSCLLARLAHGKFLSRHACEQMIAILKKQQFRDCLPAHLPEHNPPYISVLPTWELAHKTGWVTGIRHDVGIFYVGNRCMTVALLSRDVDDFVARQTMAAVGRHIYEYLRTYS encoded by the coding sequence GTGGAACAACTAAAGCAGACGTTAGAGCAACTTATGGAAAAAGCGGGCGGGATGTGGGCGCTTGTCGTCGACGATTTGGACCGGCAGACGCAGTGGGCCCACAATGAGGAAGAACTTTTTTATGCGGCTAGTGTAATCAAAATACCGATTATGGCTGCCGTTTTTGCCGCTGCCGCACGGGGTAATCTGCGGTTAAGCGACCGCGTCACGCTCATGCGAGAAGACATCGTCGGCGGAGCAGGCGTGTTGCAGCACATGACGCCCGGCATTCAGCTACCGATTGTCGATTTGCTCACCCTAATGATCATTCAGAGTGACAATACGGCGACGAATGTGTTGATTGACGCCGTAGGGAAACCGTTCATTCGAGAAACGATGCGCGAACTAGGGATGTCGCGCAGTGAATTTCACCACAAATTAATGATAGTGCCAGCGAAGACCAAAGGTTACAACGTGATCACCGCCGCGGACATGTCATGTCTGTTGGCTAGGCTGGCTCACGGGAAATTTTTGTCAAGACACGCGTGTGAGCAAATGATCGCAATCCTCAAGAAACAGCAATTTCGCGACTGTTTGCCGGCGCACTTGCCCGAGCACAACCCGCCATATATCAGCGTACTACCGACGTGGGAGTTGGCGCACAAGACGGGTTGGGTGACGGGCATTCGCCACGACGTCGGTATTTTTTACGTTGGTAATCGCTGTATGACTGTCGCCCTATTGTCGCGAGATGTCGACGATTTCGTTGCACGGCAGACGATGGCGGCGGTAGGTAGGCACATTTATGAGTATTTGCGCACATACTCGTAG
- a CDS encoding aminoglycoside phosphotransferase family protein yields the protein MQLHEDFKTQIKRAFGERGRRWLDHLPHLLHACQQKWQLRNSHPAPRLSYNFVCFAESPAFGEVVLKIGVPHSELYTEMRALSFFDGRRMCKLYDTSEALGALLIERIRPGTDLTALASNSERIAIAAEVISTLYVPSPTDCVLPTYGEWLEGAFQRAREENVVGEQMLHFIATAERLFQEIAAPHRPQVLLHGDLHHYNILQDEGGSWKAIDPKGVVGVPCLEPARFMENQLDMVSAADKANCLQEMIAVFSHKFGESQRTMASCLFVDAVLSTCWHFEDRTDGARGGEGVGDKSLDAPTEREEHEEREEREKLNAAIDQCALILDFLQSC from the coding sequence TTGCAGCTACACGAAGATTTCAAAACGCAAATAAAACGCGCGTTCGGCGAACGAGGGCGTCGGTGGTTGGATCACTTGCCACACCTTTTGCACGCTTGCCAACAAAAATGGCAATTGCGGAATAGCCACCCCGCTCCTAGACTGTCTTACAACTTCGTCTGTTTTGCGGAATCGCCTGCGTTCGGTGAGGTCGTACTCAAAATCGGAGTACCACATTCCGAGTTGTATACGGAAATGAGGGCTCTGTCCTTCTTCGACGGTCGTCGCATGTGTAAGCTGTATGACACTAGTGAGGCGCTCGGTGCGTTACTGATCGAACGCATCCGTCCCGGAACAGATTTGACAGCATTGGCGAGCAACAGTGAGCGCATCGCCATCGCTGCAGAGGTGATTTCCACGTTATATGTGCCTTCGCCAACCGATTGCGTGCTACCGACTTACGGCGAATGGCTGGAAGGAGCATTTCAGAGGGCTCGGGAAGAAAATGTGGTCGGAGAACAGATGCTTCATTTTATAGCTACCGCCGAAAGGTTGTTTCAAGAAATAGCGGCGCCGCATCGTCCGCAAGTGCTGTTGCACGGTGATTTGCACCACTACAACATACTGCAGGATGAAGGTGGAAGCTGGAAAGCGATCGACCCGAAAGGAGTTGTTGGGGTGCCCTGTCTGGAGCCGGCGCGGTTTATGGAGAACCAGTTGGACATGGTCAGCGCCGCGGACAAGGCAAATTGTCTCCAGGAAATGATCGCTGTGTTCAGTCATAAGTTCGGCGAATCGCAGCGGACGATGGCTAGCTGTTTGTTTGTCGATGCGGTGCTCAGTACGTGTTGGCACTTTGAAGATCGTACAGATGGTGCAAGAGGAGGAGAAGGAGTAGGGGATAAGTCACTCGATGCCCCTACGGAACGTGAGGAACATGAGGAACGTGAGGAACGTGAAAAACTTAACGCAGCCATCGATCAATGCGCCCTTATTCTCGACTTTTTGCAGTCTTGCTGA
- a CDS encoding SulP family inorganic anion transporter, whose amino-acid sequence MRDTSSLASLKGYSWSSLKKDLIAGAVVGIIAIPLGMAFAIAVGVKPEYGLYTTIVAGVLVSLFGGSRFQIAGPTGAFIPILLGITMQYGYENLLIAGLMAGVFLLLMGLFRLGSYIKFIPRSVTIGFTSGIAVIIFAGQIGNFLGLENLKKHELFIDNMREIAANVAAFNPYALIVALISFAVILLTPRLFPKIPGSLVALVVSTLVAVLFFNGKVATIGSQFGGIPNNLPVPQLPEITWERIQQMFQPALIIAALGAIESLLSCVVADGMTNTKHNSNRELIGQGLANMAVPLFGGIPATGAIARTATNIKSGAVTAFSGVIHSVVVLVIVLLLAPYAAHIPLASMAPVLMLVAWNMSGRQEFMHVLKTTRGDRLVLVTTFLLTVFTNLTLAVQVGFVLAFILFVKNMSDVQEVQTIAPDHTSQHRKMVSDPQDLGRTCPQISIFTVEGPLFFGVAQLFEKRVMETINLKPKVLILRMSRVPFLDATGESYLASVVKHFKKHSGLVIISGIQEQPLEVIKKSRLYDAIGANNFFDHSYEAIDYATEWIDKQFCRTCPHFAFLECTSLSEETPPTTDKQKTLVLPHKQSILGE is encoded by the coding sequence ATGCGGGATACGTCTTCCTTAGCTTCACTTAAAGGTTACAGTTGGTCGTCGTTAAAAAAAGACCTTATTGCCGGCGCAGTCGTCGGCATTATCGCCATTCCGCTCGGGATGGCGTTTGCCATAGCTGTTGGCGTAAAACCGGAATACGGGCTCTATACGACGATCGTCGCAGGTGTGCTCGTGTCGCTATTCGGCGGCTCAAGGTTTCAAATTGCCGGACCGACGGGTGCTTTTATCCCGATCTTGCTCGGTATTACGATGCAGTACGGCTATGAAAACTTGCTTATCGCCGGATTGATGGCTGGAGTTTTCTTACTGTTAATGGGTCTGTTTCGACTCGGATCGTACATTAAATTTATTCCGCGCTCGGTGACGATCGGCTTTACTTCTGGGATCGCGGTCATCATTTTTGCCGGGCAGATCGGCAATTTTTTGGGATTGGAAAATTTGAAAAAACACGAATTATTCATCGACAACATGCGGGAAATTGCCGCAAACGTCGCGGCATTTAACCCATACGCGTTAATCGTCGCCCTCATTTCCTTCGCCGTCATCTTATTGACACCGCGCCTGTTTCCGAAAATACCGGGATCCTTGGTCGCCCTCGTCGTCTCGACACTCGTCGCGGTGCTGTTCTTCAACGGTAAAGTGGCGACGATTGGTTCACAGTTCGGCGGGATCCCGAACAACCTACCCGTTCCCCAGTTGCCGGAAATCACTTGGGAGCGCATACAACAAATGTTCCAACCGGCGTTAATTATTGCCGCCCTCGGGGCAATTGAGTCACTACTATCTTGTGTCGTCGCCGACGGCATGACGAACACAAAACACAACAGTAACCGGGAACTGATTGGACAAGGACTGGCTAACATGGCCGTCCCGCTCTTCGGGGGCATTCCGGCGACGGGAGCCATTGCCCGCACGGCAACAAACATTAAGTCCGGCGCTGTCACTGCTTTCTCCGGCGTCATTCACAGTGTCGTCGTGCTCGTCATCGTGTTGCTCTTAGCACCTTACGCCGCCCACATTCCGTTAGCGAGTATGGCACCCGTCCTCATGCTCGTCGCGTGGAACATGAGTGGACGGCAAGAATTTATGCACGTCCTGAAAACGACGCGCGGCGACCGGCTCGTGCTCGTGACGACCTTTTTGCTCACAGTGTTCACGAACCTTACGCTCGCTGTACAAGTCGGCTTCGTGCTCGCCTTTATTTTGTTCGTCAAAAATATGAGTGACGTCCAAGAAGTACAGACGATCGCGCCCGATCATACGTCGCAGCATCGCAAGATGGTTTCCGACCCACAAGACTTGGGGCGTACCTGCCCGCAAATTAGCATTTTCACCGTTGAAGGACCTTTGTTTTTCGGGGTAGCCCAACTGTTCGAAAAACGAGTCATGGAAACGATCAACTTGAAACCGAAAGTGCTTATCTTGCGGATGAGTCGCGTCCCCTTTCTCGATGCGACCGGAGAAAGTTACTTGGCAAGTGTCGTCAAGCACTTTAAAAAACATAGCGGGTTGGTCATCATTTCCGGCATTCAGGAACAGCCTTTAGAAGTAATAAAAAAGTCGAGGTTGTACGATGCCATCGGCGCGAACAATTTTTTTGACCACTCGTATGAAGCGATCGATTACGCGACCGAGTGGATCGACAAACAGTTTTGCCGCACTTGTCCACACTTCGCCTTTCTCGAGTGCACGTCCTTGTCGGAAGAGACGCCGCCTACCACAGACAAACAGAAGACACTCGTATTACCACACAAACAAAGCATTTTAGGCGAATAA